Proteins found in one Enterococcus sp. 9D6_DIV0238 genomic segment:
- a CDS encoding MBL fold metallo-hydrolase, whose product MSQETAFNISILASGSTGNSLFIETENKKLLVDAGLSGKKITSLLAEVDRKPEDLDAILVTHEHRDHIHGVGVLARKYKLDVYANEKTWAAMDPMIGNVATEQKHIFDMGKVLTFGDMDIESFGVSHDAAAPQFYRFYKDNRSFVMLTDTGYCSDHVRGTIKDADAYLIESNHELEILRMGPYPWSLKQRILGDKGHLSNDDGAFTMAEVIGDRTKRIYLGHLSKENNTKEHARMAMESILAEKGLGVNFDFNVYDTDPETASELFAL is encoded by the coding sequence ATGAGTCAAGAAACAGCTTTTAACATCAGCATTCTTGCCAGTGGCAGTACAGGTAATTCCCTTTTTATCGAAACAGAAAACAAAAAGCTACTTGTGGATGCTGGATTAAGCGGAAAGAAAATCACATCATTATTAGCGGAAGTTGACCGTAAACCAGAAGATTTGGATGCAATTTTGGTCACACATGAGCATCGTGATCATATTCATGGTGTCGGTGTTCTTGCTAGAAAGTATAAATTAGATGTTTACGCGAATGAGAAGACCTGGGCGGCGATGGATCCTATGATCGGCAATGTTGCAACGGAGCAAAAACATATCTTTGATATGGGAAAAGTGTTGACCTTTGGCGATATGGACATTGAAAGCTTTGGTGTTTCTCATGATGCAGCAGCGCCTCAGTTTTATCGGTTCTATAAAGATAATCGTTCATTTGTGATGCTGACGGATACGGGCTATTGTAGCGATCATGTTCGCGGGACGATCAAAGATGCAGACGCCTATTTGATCGAAAGCAATCATGAGCTGGAAATCTTACGAATGGGTCCTTATCCTTGGAGCCTAAAACAACGGATTTTAGGAGATAAAGGACATTTATCTAATGATGACGGCGCTTTTACAATGGCTGAGGTGATCGGTGATCGGACCAAACGTATCTATCTAGGGCATTTGAGCAAAGAAAATAATACAAAAGAGCATGCTAGAATGGCGATGGAATCGATTTTAGCAGAAAAAGGCTTAGGCGTTAATTTTGATTTTAATGTCTATGACACCGATCCTGAAACTGCTTCTGAGTTATTTGCCCTTTGA
- a CDS encoding two-component system regulatory protein YycI has translation MDFKRIEWIFFLAFLGLNMFLFGIYQEGIKEENNVSFSDQTDSIEKRLAKDDITYKEKLTGEKKEGYYLSGEQTNFYDAIQNERETRDRNFFKNGVELIDNSITVYPQMNYTQTSYFIDEKNIEKSLETFLKDQDSVLFGTEYHYMPDFSNLEGDFPELVASQVYKNIPFKDDTAQISLKLENTGESDGIHKINKYTQTHIQGIEELRDKMDLFSDRDAIETLYINNKIPSSSKITFMELAYTRIYKIREKNVYVPVWFVGIKAKGSNLQIEQVNAMSNTIITNNTVPKVENQ, from the coding sequence ATGGACTTTAAGCGAATCGAGTGGATTTTTTTCCTAGCCTTTTTAGGATTGAATATGTTTCTTTTTGGCATTTATCAAGAAGGAATAAAAGAAGAAAACAATGTATCCTTTTCTGATCAAACGGATAGTATCGAAAAACGATTAGCTAAAGATGATATCACCTACAAAGAAAAACTGACAGGTGAGAAAAAAGAAGGTTATTATCTAAGTGGTGAACAAACCAACTTTTATGATGCGATTCAAAATGAACGGGAAACGAGAGATCGAAATTTTTTTAAAAACGGAGTAGAGTTGATCGATAATTCAATCACTGTATATCCTCAAATGAATTATACGCAAACCAGTTATTTCATTGATGAGAAAAATATCGAGAAGTCTTTAGAGACGTTTTTAAAAGATCAAGATAGTGTTTTATTTGGTACGGAGTACCATTATATGCCTGATTTTTCCAATTTGGAAGGAGATTTTCCAGAGTTGGTTGCGTCTCAAGTCTATAAAAATATTCCCTTTAAAGATGATACCGCCCAAATTTCATTGAAATTAGAAAATACAGGCGAGTCTGACGGCATTCACAAAATCAATAAATATACACAGACGCATATCCAAGGAATAGAAGAATTACGGGATAAAATGGATTTGTTTTCTGATCGGGATGCGATCGAAACGTTGTATATCAACAATAAGATTCCAAGCAGTTCAAAAATCACGTTCATGGAATTAGCATACACCAGAATTTATAAAATTCGCGAAAAAAACGTTTATGTGCCTGTTTGGTTCGTTGGAATCAAAGCGAAGGGAAGTAACTTGCAAATTGAACAAGTCAATGCCATGAGTAATACGATCATTACAAATAATACGGTTCCAAAGGTGGAAAATCAGTAG
- a CDS encoding YycH family regulatory protein, translated as MKTTERIIRIGLIFLVLLSLYFSFSIWLSSAKKEQPIKNDQQLATAVVNERLDTDVFLPLRLIRMQNGVSEMNNSENLITNIQNEIRQATFGKLTQVVKDDVSQFENYLTMDQGFELLYEGPFLLSEYMSVYDLGIDLEDIADSDDIHFTCIQVNLKQNKLRFLNFSSNDIYETPISIDNEKVLNLMNKVGVQYNPISEQQSLSQKHYYLSDDLRMKKYSYILASQPVTKFRNAFFTNTEDIQTNEDSQDLSYASRNERLIADEKLGTIHFSGDIENRTAQDNIFSDSFSYIKKLGTSMGNLRYFDRTKSEINYRTFVEGFPVFSENDKGQVHITIGNDKAEKSSVVIETSVDTIQVPIPSEEEVQLQSTESLLEQLTLNGADPEKIDSMVIGYTWHKIEEVTQVVDLTPEWYIRYDGQWSSVPELLEHLANAEVE; from the coding sequence ATGAAAACAACAGAAAGAATCATTCGAATCGGCTTGATCTTTTTAGTGCTGCTTAGTCTATATTTTTCATTTAGTATTTGGCTCAGCTCTGCAAAAAAAGAACAGCCCATCAAAAATGATCAGCAACTTGCAACTGCAGTAGTCAATGAACGTCTTGATACAGATGTTTTTTTACCATTGCGCCTGATCCGAATGCAAAATGGTGTGTCTGAAATGAATAATAGTGAGAACCTAATCACCAATATTCAAAATGAAATCAGACAAGCAACCTTTGGTAAGCTGACTCAGGTCGTTAAAGATGATGTGAGTCAGTTTGAGAATTATCTGACGATGGATCAAGGGTTTGAACTCTTGTATGAAGGGCCGTTTTTGCTAAGTGAATATATGTCTGTCTATGATTTGGGTATCGATTTAGAAGATATCGCAGATAGTGATGATATTCATTTCACTTGTATACAGGTGAATTTAAAGCAAAATAAACTGCGCTTTCTAAATTTTAGCTCAAATGATATTTATGAAACACCGATTTCTATAGATAATGAAAAAGTCTTGAATTTGATGAATAAGGTTGGCGTTCAATATAATCCAATCTCTGAACAACAGTCTCTTTCACAAAAGCACTATTATTTGTCTGATGATTTGAGGATGAAAAAATATAGTTATATTTTAGCTTCACAGCCTGTAACTAAATTCAGAAATGCTTTTTTCACAAACACGGAAGATATCCAAACGAACGAAGACAGTCAGGATTTATCCTATGCTAGCCGTAATGAGCGTTTGATTGCAGATGAAAAGCTTGGAACGATTCATTTTAGTGGAGATATCGAGAATAGAACAGCTCAAGATAACATATTTTCTGACAGTTTTTCCTACATCAAAAAATTGGGAACGAGTATGGGGAATTTACGTTATTTTGACCGTACAAAATCCGAAATCAATTACCGAACGTTTGTCGAAGGCTTCCCAGTGTTTAGTGAAAATGATAAAGGACAGGTGCATATCACTATTGGCAACGATAAGGCTGAAAAAAGTAGTGTTGTGATCGAGACAAGTGTTGATACTATTCAAGTTCCTATTCCTTCAGAAGAAGAAGTTCAATTGCAAAGTACAGAAAGCTTGCTTGAGCAGCTAACATTGAATGGCGCTGATCCAGAAAAAATCGACTCGATGGTGATCGGCTATACTTGGCATAAGATCGAAGAAGTCACTCAAGTCGTTGACTTAACTCCTGAGTGGTATATCCGTTATGATGGTCAATGGTCCTCTGTGCCTGAGCTATTGGAACACTTAGCGAATGCGGAGGTGGAATAA
- the walK gene encoding cell wall metabolism sensor histidine kinase WalK encodes MRKKVHFFQSVNFKIALSFILLLLIAIQIIGGYFIRELESTTINDYKQNVDSQTTQLASTISSKLGEKNQDRTEIDANLKKTLNDFAGSETIEARVVDDKGIVRATSDLNRQGIVGKKNDYRDLNDFSAKKYSAMDQDKRVYINVVPIQSPTGDTVIGVLYVKSNIEGKYQEITDTARIFFTASLIAGAISIIVTLLIARSITQPIGEMREQALRIAKGDYTGKVQVYGKDELGQLAETFNQLSERIEEAQETMEAERNRLDSVLAHMTDGVIATDRRGKVITINEMALSLLNVKDEDVIGSSLLELLDIETDYTLRKLLEEPEEILIDRSTSPEDQMIIRVDFAMIRRESGFITGLVCVLHDVTEQEKNERERREFVSNVSHELRTPLTSMRSYIEALSEGAWENPEIAPNFLNVTLEETDRMIRMINDLLNLSRMDSGNNELQLEYVNFNELINFVLDRFDMMVESNEKKYTIHREFTKRDLWVELDTDKIIQVLDNILNNAIKYSPDGGAITCRLLETHNNVVFSVTDQGLGIPKKDINKVFDRFYRVDKARARAQGGTGLGLAISREVVKAHNGAIWVESQEGQGSTFYISLPYEPYEEDWWE; translated from the coding sequence ATGAGGAAAAAAGTTCACTTTTTTCAATCGGTAAACTTTAAGATCGCCTTATCGTTTATCCTTTTGTTATTGATTGCGATCCAAATCATTGGCGGCTATTTTATCCGAGAATTAGAGTCGACCACAATCAATGACTATAAACAAAATGTTGATTCCCAAACAACACAGCTCGCTAGCACGATCAGCAGCAAATTAGGTGAAAAAAATCAAGACCGAACAGAAATCGATGCGAATTTGAAGAAAACGCTCAATGATTTTGCTGGTTCTGAAACAATTGAAGCGCGAGTTGTTGACGATAAAGGAATCGTTCGTGCGACAAGTGATCTGAATCGTCAAGGCATCGTTGGCAAGAAGAATGATTACCGTGATTTGAATGATTTTAGTGCAAAGAAATATTCAGCAATGGATCAGGATAAACGCGTATACATCAACGTTGTGCCTATTCAATCCCCGACTGGCGATACAGTCATCGGGGTTCTTTATGTTAAAAGTAATATAGAAGGTAAATATCAGGAGATCACGGATACCGCAAGAATCTTTTTTACGGCCTCTTTGATCGCGGGGGCTATTTCGATCATCGTCACTCTATTGATTGCTCGTTCGATTACACAGCCGATCGGTGAAATGAGAGAACAGGCTCTGCGGATCGCTAAAGGAGACTATACGGGGAAAGTCCAAGTATATGGGAAAGATGAGCTTGGACAGTTGGCGGAAACCTTCAATCAATTATCCGAAAGAATCGAAGAAGCGCAAGAAACGATGGAAGCAGAACGAAATCGTCTAGATAGTGTGCTTGCTCATATGACAGATGGTGTCATTGCGACTGATCGACGAGGAAAAGTAATCACGATCAATGAAATGGCGCTGTCTCTATTAAATGTAAAAGATGAAGATGTGATCGGTTCATCATTGCTAGAATTATTAGATATTGAAACGGACTATACGTTACGTAAATTATTAGAAGAACCAGAAGAAATCTTGATCGATCGTTCGACTTCACCTGAAGACCAAATGATCATTCGTGTCGATTTTGCGATGATCCGCCGTGAATCAGGTTTTATTACGGGCTTGGTTTGTGTGCTTCATGACGTGACAGAGCAGGAGAAAAATGAGCGGGAGCGCCGTGAATTTGTATCCAACGTTTCTCATGAACTTAGAACGCCGTTAACAAGTATGCGCAGTTATATCGAAGCATTAAGTGAAGGTGCTTGGGAGAATCCGGAAATCGCACCAAACTTCTTAAATGTGACTTTGGAAGAAACCGATCGAATGATTCGAATGATCAATGACCTCTTGAATCTTTCACGGATGGACTCGGGCAATAATGAATTACAGCTGGAATACGTCAATTTCAATGAGTTGATCAATTTTGTTTTAGATCGCTTTGATATGATGGTGGAATCTAATGAAAAAAAATATACGATCCATCGTGAATTTACAAAACGTGATCTATGGGTAGAGCTAGACACGGATAAAATCATCCAAGTGCTGGATAATATTCTAAACAACGCGATCAAATACTCTCCAGATGGCGGAGCAATCACCTGTCGCTTGCTTGAAACACACAACAATGTTGTATTTAGTGTAACGGATCAGGGCTTGGGCATTCCTAAAAAGGATATCAATAAAGTCTTTGATCGTTTCTATCGTGTTGATAAAGCTCGTGCTAGAGCACAGGGTGGAACGGGACTCGGTTTGGCTATTTCGAGAGAAGTGGTCAAGGCCCATAATGGTGCAATTTGGGTAGAAAGTCAGGAAGGTCAAGGCTCAACCTTTTATATATCCTTGCCTTATGAACCTTATGAGGAGGATTGGTGGGAATGA
- the yycF gene encoding response regulator YycF codes for MKKILVVDDEKPISDIVKYNLTKEGYEVFTAYDGEEAVEKVKEVEPDLIILDLMLPKMDGLEVAREVRKTYDMPIIMVTAKDSEIDKVLGLELGADDYVTKPFSNRELVARVKANLRRGATSAKEAETTTQSELMIGDLTIHPDAYMVSKRGGKIELTHREFELLYYLAKHIGQVMTREHLLQTVWGYDYFGDVRTVDVTVRRLREKIEDSPSHPTYLVTRRGVGYYLRNPEQE; via the coding sequence ATGAAAAAAATCTTAGTTGTAGATGATGAAAAACCAATTTCAGATATTGTAAAGTATAATCTTACCAAAGAAGGCTATGAAGTTTTTACAGCATATGATGGAGAAGAAGCAGTAGAGAAAGTCAAAGAAGTAGAGCCTGACTTGATCATCCTTGATTTGATGCTGCCAAAAATGGACGGGCTGGAAGTTGCTAGAGAAGTTCGTAAAACATATGATATGCCAATTATTATGGTGACGGCAAAAGACTCTGAGATCGATAAAGTTTTAGGCCTTGAGTTAGGTGCTGATGATTACGTCACAAAACCATTCTCAAATCGTGAACTTGTTGCGAGAGTAAAAGCAAACTTGCGTCGAGGAGCAACGAGCGCAAAAGAAGCTGAAACGACAACGCAGTCGGAATTGATGATCGGTGATTTAACGATTCATCCAGATGCCTATATGGTGTCAAAAAGAGGCGGTAAGATCGAGCTGACTCACCGTGAATTTGAACTGCTTTATTATTTAGCCAAACATATCGGCCAAGTCATGACTAGAGAGCATTTGCTACAAACCGTTTGGGGCTATGATTACTTTGGTGATGTTCGAACAGTTGACGTAACCGTTCGTCGTTTAAGAGAGAAAATCGAAGATAGTCCAAGTCATCCAACCTATTTAGTGACACGCCGTGGTGTTGGTTATTACCTTCGTAACCCTGAACAGGAGTAG
- a CDS encoding S66 family peptidase, with protein MKPPRLKKGDQIRVVAPSSSFARLNDFGINLAEKKLTELGFIVTYAEHTNEEDVLGSSSILSRVKDLHEAFLDPDVKGILTAIGGFNSNELLPYIDFELIKRHPKVLCGYSDITALCNAITTKTGLLTYVGPHFSSFQMDELQDYQTENFELATMKEEAFDVRASKSWSQDEWYLPQPKRELHRNQWKVYSQSTPVTGVCYGGNLGTFQLLFGTSFLPELEQSILFVENAEENDYHDFARGLASLLQVVRHPKALLIGRFPKETDMTEERLLAILGKYPLLKEIPVIYDMNFGHTQPIFTIPIGDRVTVDTTTKQLTFF; from the coding sequence ATGAAACCACCTAGATTAAAAAAAGGGGATCAGATTCGTGTTGTTGCCCCCTCTAGCAGCTTTGCCCGTTTAAATGATTTCGGGATCAACCTAGCAGAAAAGAAATTGACCGAATTAGGCTTTATTGTCACATATGCTGAGCATACGAATGAAGAAGATGTCCTAGGCTCTTCCTCTATTTTGAGCCGTGTCAAAGATTTACATGAAGCCTTTTTAGATCCTGATGTGAAAGGTATTTTAACGGCGATCGGCGGTTTTAACAGCAATGAGCTTTTACCTTATATCGACTTTGAATTGATTAAACGCCACCCAAAAGTGCTTTGCGGTTATAGCGACATTACTGCCTTATGTAATGCGATCACGACGAAGACTGGCCTTTTGACCTATGTTGGTCCTCATTTTTCTAGTTTCCAAATGGATGAGCTGCAAGACTATCAGACAGAAAATTTTGAATTAGCAACCATGAAAGAAGAAGCTTTTGACGTTCGTGCATCGAAATCTTGGAGTCAAGATGAATGGTATTTGCCTCAGCCTAAAAGAGAGCTGCATAGAAATCAATGGAAGGTTTATAGCCAATCGACACCTGTCACAGGCGTCTGTTACGGCGGAAACTTAGGAACGTTTCAACTACTATTCGGTACGTCGTTTCTTCCAGAGCTTGAACAATCGATTTTATTTGTAGAAAATGCAGAAGAGAATGATTACCATGACTTTGCACGTGGTTTAGCCTCTTTACTTCAAGTAGTAAGACATCCAAAAGCATTATTGATTGGACGTTTCCCAAAAGAAACTGACATGACAGAAGAACGTCTTTTAGCTATCTTAGGTAAGTATCCTTTGTTAAAGGAAATACCAGTGATCTATGATATGAATTTCGGGCATACACAACCGATCTTTACTATCCCGATCGGTGATCGTGTGACCGTTGACACTACAACAAAACAATTGACCTTTTTTTAA
- a CDS encoding MerR family transcriptional regulator, giving the protein MLDIYTISEFAKKIGFSEHTLRYYEKEGLIEPFRDEHNYRLYGKEDIEWATFIIKLKNTGISLKEIKTYTQLRKIGDATITARKELLLKHRSKILAEYEKVRNHLHLLDDKISLYEELEEKYNQ; this is encoded by the coding sequence GTGCTAGATATTTATACGATCAGTGAATTTGCTAAAAAAATCGGCTTTAGTGAGCATACACTACGTTATTATGAAAAAGAAGGATTGATTGAACCATTTAGAGATGAACATAATTATCGACTGTATGGTAAAGAAGATATTGAATGGGCTACATTCATCATCAAGTTAAAAAACACTGGAATTTCTTTAAAGGAAATCAAGACATATACACAACTAAGGAAAATAGGTGATGCTACGATCACAGCCCGAAAAGAATTATTGCTGAAGCATCGCTCAAAGATTCTAGCTGAATATGAAAAAGTTCGAAATCACTTACATTTACTGGACGATAAAATTTCTTTATATGAGGAGCTGGAAGAGAAGTACAACCAATAA
- a CDS encoding SDR family NAD(P)-dependent oxidoreductase, with protein MNYVVITGASSGIGLEAAKAFASLGKNLILVARRETRLDQLKADILAEHPELDIVLKVVDLSQRKAVFSLYDQLKKYEIDTWINNAGFGYYHSVSNQDLEKVDQMLAVNIEALTILSTLFVTDHENKEHAQLINISSAGGYKNVPNAATYCASKFYVSAFTEGIALELERKGAPLRAKVLAPAATETEFAQIANDSKTYDYSKAFSMYHTSKEMAQFLLILYHSQEVVGAVDRDTFQFQLSGPLFAHYQSGMKNM; from the coding sequence ATGAACTATGTTGTAATTACAGGAGCAAGCTCTGGTATCGGCTTAGAAGCCGCCAAAGCATTTGCTTCTTTAGGAAAAAATCTAATCTTGGTTGCTCGAAGAGAAACACGTCTCGATCAATTGAAGGCTGACATTCTGGCTGAACATCCTGAGCTGGATATCGTCCTCAAAGTGGTTGACTTATCTCAGCGTAAAGCTGTTTTTAGTCTATACGATCAATTGAAAAAGTATGAGATCGACACATGGATCAATAATGCAGGCTTTGGCTATTATCACTCTGTTTCAAATCAGGATTTAGAAAAGGTCGATCAAATGCTGGCAGTCAATATTGAAGCTCTAACGATTCTTTCTACTCTTTTTGTAACTGATCATGAAAATAAAGAACACGCACAGCTGATCAATATATCTTCAGCTGGAGGGTATAAAAATGTTCCTAATGCAGCTACTTACTGCGCATCAAAATTTTACGTAAGTGCCTTCACTGAAGGGATCGCTTTAGAATTAGAACGAAAAGGAGCCCCGCTTCGAGCCAAAGTTCTCGCTCCTGCTGCGACAGAAACTGAATTTGCTCAAATCGCCAATGACTCGAAAACCTATGACTACTCAAAGGCTTTTTCTATGTATCATACATCCAAAGAAATGGCACAATTTTTATTGATTCTTTATCATAGTCAGGAAGTTGTCGGTGCAGTTGATCGCGATACGTTTCAGTTTCAATTATCAGGTCCATTGTTTGCACACTATCAATCAGGCATGAAAAATATGTAA
- a CDS encoding MIP family channel protein encodes MKKAIAECLGTFILVFFGTATAVLGNGMEGIGTTGIALAFGLTIIAAAYSIGTVSGAHLNPAVSLGMWINKRISSMEFIYYIVGQVVGAILASFTLLSILNAAGYETTSLGQNGFGDLSAVGALLVEIILTFIFVLVIMTVTSAKKGNAKLAGVVIGLTLTMIHLVGIPLTGTSVNPARSLGPAIFVGGDALSQLWVFIVAPLIGGALAALVAKYLLDTEA; translated from the coding sequence ATGAAAAAAGCAATTGCAGAATGTCTTGGAACATTCATTTTAGTTTTCTTTGGTACCGCAACTGCCGTTTTAGGAAATGGTATGGAAGGAATCGGTACAACTGGAATCGCTTTGGCATTTGGGTTAACGATCATTGCAGCGGCTTACAGTATTGGGACTGTTTCTGGTGCACATTTAAATCCAGCTGTTTCATTAGGAATGTGGATCAATAAACGAATTTCTTCAATGGAATTCATTTACTACATCGTAGGGCAAGTTGTGGGAGCGATCCTTGCTTCATTTACATTATTGTCTATCTTAAATGCAGCAGGATATGAAACAACAAGCCTTGGTCAAAATGGTTTTGGTGATTTAAGTGCTGTCGGTGCATTACTAGTAGAAATTATTTTAACATTTATTTTTGTTTTAGTGATCATGACCGTTACAAGTGCTAAAAAAGGCAATGCCAAACTTGCAGGAGTTGTTATTGGTTTGACTTTAACAATGATTCATTTAGTGGGTATTCCATTAACAGGAACATCTGTGAATCCAGCAAGAAGTTTAGGACCAGCGATCTTTGTTGGTGGAGATGCTTTATCTCAACTTTGGGTATTTATCGTAGCTCCTCTGATTGGTGGCGCGCTTGCAGCATTAGTTGCTAAGTACTTGCTTGATACAGAAGCATAA
- a CDS encoding DegV family protein — MNKEKIALLVDSGTDVPQELIEQYGMYMIPLQIIYKDRIYTDKVDITPEEVYERLPIEIPSTSLPDGETITKIFEQIKADGYEKVLAVTISSGLSGTFNVVRLIGEDIEDLETFVLDTKNIGIGSGLQAIEAAKLIDAGATWEELIDAISKNVQKAKVFFNVATLEYLQKGGRIGLVASILGNALKLNPIISCNEEGIYHTVAKARGRKKSLDKTFELVKSFIGEHKKFVLAVAQGQAVEEAEQFYEKLQVNFPQAEKIYFGTISPALVVHTGPGLLGIGIQLLD; from the coding sequence ATGAATAAAGAGAAAATCGCTTTATTAGTTGATTCAGGGACAGATGTACCGCAGGAGCTGATCGAACAATACGGCATGTATATGATTCCATTACAAATCATTTATAAAGATCGAATTTATACGGACAAAGTGGATATCACACCGGAAGAAGTCTATGAACGTTTACCAATAGAAATTCCAAGCACATCATTACCTGATGGAGAAACGATTACAAAAATTTTTGAGCAAATCAAAGCGGATGGCTATGAAAAAGTTTTAGCAGTCACTATTTCGAGTGGGTTAAGTGGAACATTTAATGTTGTTAGGCTGATCGGTGAAGATATAGAAGATTTGGAGACATTCGTTTTAGATACAAAAAATATTGGAATTGGCAGCGGCCTACAAGCGATCGAAGCCGCAAAATTGATTGATGCTGGAGCAACATGGGAAGAACTTATAGATGCGATCTCAAAAAATGTTCAAAAAGCGAAAGTTTTCTTCAACGTAGCAACATTGGAGTATTTACAAAAAGGTGGAAGAATCGGTTTAGTGGCTTCTATTCTTGGAAATGCTTTAAAGCTGAATCCAATTATTTCCTGTAATGAAGAAGGAATCTACCATACAGTTGCGAAAGCACGAGGTAGAAAGAAAAGCTTGGATAAAACATTTGAGCTGGTCAAATCATTTATTGGAGAGCATAAAAAATTTGTGCTGGCAGTAGCTCAAGGGCAAGCAGTGGAAGAAGCAGAACAGTTTTATGAAAAGCTGCAAGTGAATTTTCCACAAGCTGAAAAAATCTATTTTGGGACGATCAGTCCAGCTTTAGTTGTTCATACTGGACCAGGACTTTTAGGGATCGGTATTCAATTGTTAGATTGA
- a CDS encoding DUF1836 domain-containing protein, which produces MNNIKSSLQTWGEELVDVHLPRWHELPEIDLYMDQVITLVERYLSPIILKEKHTLLTSSMVNNYVKLGLIPAPQKKRYNQKHLAFLIAITLLKQVLTIPEIKQGILYQGSAVGIREAYDLFCDEQEAALAVVISQAIGKQPIAAFDQPITVDYLAVKGATLSFATKLFTEKVIELEQKYLEENGEQTYE; this is translated from the coding sequence GTGAATAACATAAAATCTTCTTTACAAACATGGGGAGAAGAATTAGTGGATGTTCATTTGCCAAGGTGGCATGAATTACCAGAGATAGACCTGTATATGGACCAGGTGATCACATTGGTAGAACGCTATTTATCGCCCATTATTTTGAAAGAAAAACACACATTGCTGACCTCATCGATGGTCAATAATTATGTCAAACTAGGACTGATTCCAGCGCCCCAGAAAAAACGTTACAATCAAAAGCATTTAGCTTTTCTGATTGCTATCACTTTATTAAAACAGGTCTTGACTATTCCGGAAATCAAACAAGGAATTCTCTATCAGGGTTCCGCAGTTGGGATTAGAGAAGCTTATGATCTTTTTTGTGATGAGCAAGAAGCGGCACTGGCCGTGGTCATTTCTCAAGCGATAGGGAAGCAGCCGATCGCAGCTTTTGATCAGCCGATCACAGTGGACTATTTAGCTGTAAAAGGGGCAACATTGTCCTTTGCAACGAAACTATTTACTGAAAAAGTCATTGAATTAGAACAAAAATATTTAGAAGAAAATGGAGAACAAACCTATGAATAA
- a CDS encoding MarR family winged helix-turn-helix transcriptional regulator encodes MEEQTLMEEFLRLQAMMQRYFMKRRRDHGPFGNPHRGQGRVLNLLKLKPETTQKELSYLLDMRPQSLGELLGKLEKKGYIDREPLESDRRVMVIRLTEAGMTAADNSRSEEETIFDVLSEEEQASFKIIMDKLLGALEAEIPEEERGFGGPHMHRGPGRGLGSFGKVDPTNAERFDPHSDFNPNGFPKRDKFSFNPFTHDGEDDGFNDF; translated from the coding sequence ATGGAAGAACAAACATTGATGGAAGAGTTTCTAAGATTACAAGCAATGATGCAGCGGTATTTTATGAAACGTCGGAGAGATCACGGACCATTTGGTAACCCTCATAGAGGTCAGGGGCGTGTGTTGAATTTGTTAAAATTGAAACCTGAAACAACTCAAAAAGAATTGTCTTATTTATTAGATATGCGTCCCCAATCGTTAGGTGAGCTGCTAGGAAAATTAGAGAAAAAAGGCTATATCGATCGTGAACCGCTTGAAAGTGACCGACGTGTCATGGTTATTCGACTTACAGAAGCAGGGATGACTGCTGCAGATAATAGTCGAAGTGAGGAAGAAACGATTTTTGATGTTTTGTCAGAGGAAGAACAAGCATCTTTCAAAATTATTATGGATAAACTTCTAGGAGCTTTAGAAGCAGAAATTCCAGAAGAGGAAAGAGGATTTGGCGGTCCTCATATGCATCGCGGTCCTGGTCGGGGACTTGGTAGCTTTGGAAAAGTCGATCCAACAAATGCAGAACGGTTTGATCCTCATAGTGACTTTAATCCAAACGGCTTTCCAAAAAGAGATAAATTCAGTTTCAATCCTTTTACACATGATGGAGAAGACGACGGCTTTAACGATTTTTAA